A region from the Peromyscus maniculatus bairdii isolate BWxNUB_F1_BW_parent chromosome 5, HU_Pman_BW_mat_3.1, whole genome shotgun sequence genome encodes:
- the Nhlrc1 gene encoding E3 ubiquitin-protein ligase NHLRC1 codes for MGEEAAGVRPELVREAEVSLLECKVCFERFGHRQQRRPRNLPCGHVVCLACVAALAHPRTLALECPFCRLGCRACDTSDCLPVLHLLELLGSTLHASPAALSAAPCAPGVLTCHHAFGGWGTLVNPTGLALCPKTGRVVVVHDGKRRVKIFDSGGGGAHQFGEKGDAAHDVKYPLDVAVTNDCHVVVTDAGDRSLKVFDFFGQIKLVVGKQFSLPWGVEITPQNQVLVTDAEAGTLHLLEVDFPEGALRRTERLQAQLCGPRGVAVSWLTGAIAVLEHPWALGTAGNSTRVKVFNSTMQLIGQVDSFGLNLLFPSKITVSAVAFDHQGNVIVADTSGPAIICLGKPEEFPALKPMVTHSLSRPVALAFTKDNSLLVLDTASHSIKVFKVMEGNGG; via the coding sequence ATGGGGGAGGAGGCGGCTGGGGTGCGGCCCGAGCTGGTGCGCGAGGCGGAGGTCAGCCTGCTGGAGTGCAAGGTGTGCTTCGAGAGGTTCGGCCACCGGCAGCAGCGGCGCCCGCGCAACCTGCCCTGTGGCCACGTGGTCTGCCTGGCCTGCGTGGCCGCCCTCGCGCACCCGCGGACGCTGGCCCTCGAATGTCCCTTCTGCCGGCTGGGCTGCCGAGCCTGTGACACCAGCGATTGCCTGCCAGTGTTGCACCTTCTGGAGCTCCTGGGCTCCACTCTTCACGCGTCCCCGGCTGCCCTCAGCGCCGCCCCCTGCGCGCCCGGCGTGCTCACCTGCCACCACGCCTTTGGCGGGTGGGGAACCCTGGTGAACCCCACCGGGCTTGCACTGTGCCCCAAGACCGGACGGGTCGTGGTCGTGCACGACGGTAAGAGGCGGGTCAAGATCTTTGACTCCGGAGGAGGAGGTGCACACCAGTTTGGAGAGAAGGGGGACGCAGCGCATGACGTGAAGTACCCACTGGATGTCGCCGTCACCAACGACTGCCACGTGGTTGTCACCGACGCTGGCGACCGCTCCCTCAAAGTGTTTGATTTCTTCGGCCAGATCAAGCTGGTTGTGGGGAAGCAGTTTTCCCTGCCTTGGGGTGTGGAGATCACCCCTCAGAACCAGGTCCTGGTGACTGACGCAGAGGCGGGGACCTTGCACCTGCTGGAAGTGGATTTCCCCGAAGGGGCCCTTCGGAGGACTGAGAGGCTGCAAGCTCAGCTGTGCGGTCCCCGTGGGGTGGCTGTGTCTTGGCTCACCGGGGCCATCGCGGTCCTAGAACACCCCTGGGCCTTGGGGACAGCAGGCAATAGCACACGGGTGAAGGTGTTCAACTCCACAATGCAGCTGATTGGCCAGGTGGATAGCTTCGGGCTGAACCTCCTCTTTCCCTCAAAAATAACTGTCTCAGCTGTGGCCTTCGATCACCAGGGAAATGTGATTGTTGCAGACACCTCTGGGCCAGCCATCATATGCTTGGGAAAACCTGAGGAATTTCCAGCCCTGAAGCCCATGGTCACTCACAGTCTTTCTCGTCCTGTGGCACTGGCCTTCACCAAGGATAATTCTCTTCTTGTGCTGGATACTGCATCCCATTCTATAAAAGTCTTTAAAGTGATGGAGGGTAATGGGGGGTGA